The Candidatus Sulfotelmatobacter sp. genome includes a region encoding these proteins:
- the argB gene encoding acetylglutamate kinase, with translation MVTPAFAATRPLVLKIGGRALEAPGAAEDLAREIAAIQGSSVIVHGGGSEVTAWCERFAIEPRFERGLRVTDAATLEVVVAVLAGLANKRLVAGLRNANVDAIGLSGVDGGTLEVEPHPDAATLGAVGAVTAVSTALLDTLLAQGAVPVLASVSAQAGALLNVNADDAAAALAPALRARALVLLSDTPGLVLAGEHVPSLDRDGLAAAIRHPDVQGGMLPKLLAARRALDAGVPRVVIGAWGGPGSLARLLSGEGAATTLTYESNVTQEATHG, from the coding sequence GTGGTGACACCCGCCTTCGCCGCAACGCGGCCGCTGGTGCTCAAGATCGGCGGGCGCGCGCTCGAGGCCCCGGGCGCCGCGGAGGATCTCGCGCGCGAGATCGCGGCGATCCAGGGCAGCAGCGTGATCGTTCACGGCGGCGGCTCGGAAGTCACCGCGTGGTGCGAGCGCTTCGCGATCGAGCCCCGCTTCGAGCGCGGACTGCGTGTCACCGACGCGGCGACGCTCGAAGTGGTGGTGGCGGTGCTTGCCGGGCTCGCCAACAAGCGCCTGGTCGCCGGGCTTCGCAACGCCAACGTCGACGCGATCGGGCTCTCGGGCGTGGATGGCGGAACGCTCGAAGTCGAGCCCCACCCGGACGCCGCGACGCTCGGCGCGGTGGGCGCGGTCACCGCGGTCTCGACCGCGCTGCTCGACACGCTGCTCGCGCAGGGCGCCGTGCCGGTGCTGGCCAGCGTTTCGGCGCAGGCCGGAGCGCTGCTCAACGTCAACGCCGACGACGCGGCGGCCGCTCTGGCGCCAGCGCTGCGCGCGCGCGCGCTGGTGCTGCTGAGCGACACGCCGGGCCTCGTGCTCGCCGGCGAGCATGTGCCGTCGCTCGATCGCGACGGGCTCGCGGCGGCAATCCGCCACCCGGACGTCCAGGGCGGCATGCTCCCCAAGCTGCTGGCCGCGCGCCGCGCGCTCGACGCAGGCGTGCCGCGCGTGGTGATCGGCGCGTGGGGCGGGCCCGGCTCGCTCGCGCGATTGCTGTCGGGCGAAGGCGCCGCGACCACTCTCACCTACGAATCCAACGTCACTCAGGAGGCGACGCATGGCTGA
- the argC gene encoding N-acetyl-gamma-glutamyl-phosphate reductase has translation MNPGSPLELGAEPGVHLSAKRDAGAPVARVAVLGASGYSGQEFVRLSLAHPGLRLTALASREHAGRPAGEFLAGVDARAAELPEVVEPAALASLLEDGVFDTLVACLPHGAWRELARLHPRLASEPRRVLDVSSDHRDGSASPPGSAPYRYGLPEAFRDSLRGASRIANPGCYPTAALLALLPAAEARWLAGPAMVSALSGVSGAGRAASLRTSFVELDGNASLYKVGTEHSHVGEMERVLRQFAGGVIPVGFAPQLAPMARGILLTAWAPLASPVAPEAAHAHYARRFENEPFVRVLPPGQWPETRATRSSNRCDVAVTTLHGGKTLLAMSALDNLVKGAAGQAIQNLNLMLGWPEETALPRHSIPW, from the coding sequence GTGAACCCGGGAAGCCCGCTCGAGCTGGGCGCGGAGCCCGGCGTCCACCTGTCGGCGAAGCGCGATGCCGGCGCACCGGTCGCGCGCGTCGCGGTGCTCGGCGCGAGCGGCTATTCCGGGCAGGAGTTCGTGCGCCTCTCGCTCGCGCACCCCGGCCTTCGGTTGACCGCGCTCGCCTCGCGCGAGCACGCCGGGCGGCCGGCGGGCGAGTTCCTCGCCGGGGTGGACGCGCGCGCCGCCGAGCTGCCCGAGGTGGTCGAGCCCGCGGCGCTCGCCAGTCTGCTCGAGGACGGCGTCTTCGACACCCTCGTCGCCTGTCTGCCGCACGGCGCCTGGCGCGAGCTGGCGCGCCTCCATCCCCGGCTGGCGAGCGAGCCCCGGCGCGTGCTCGACGTCTCGTCGGACCATCGCGACGGCTCGGCCAGCCCGCCCGGCTCGGCGCCCTATCGCTACGGCCTGCCCGAGGCGTTTCGCGATTCGCTGCGCGGCGCCTCCCGCATTGCCAACCCCGGCTGCTATCCGACCGCGGCGCTGCTCGCGCTCTTGCCGGCCGCGGAAGCGCGCTGGCTCGCCGGTCCCGCGATGGTGAGCGCGCTCTCGGGTGTCTCCGGCGCCGGACGCGCGGCGTCGCTGCGCACCTCGTTCGTCGAGCTCGATGGCAACGCCTCGCTCTACAAGGTCGGGACCGAGCACTCGCACGTCGGCGAGATGGAACGCGTGCTCAGGCAATTCGCCGGCGGCGTGATTCCGGTGGGCTTCGCGCCGCAACTGGCGCCGATGGCGCGCGGCATCCTGCTCACCGCCTGGGCGCCGCTCGCGAGCCCGGTGGCGCCGGAAGCCGCGCACGCGCACTACGCGCGGCGCTTCGAGAACGAGCCGTTCGTGCGCGTGCTGCCCCCTGGCCAGTGGCCCGAGACCCGCGCCACGCGCTCGTCCAACCGCTGCGACGTGGCGGTGACCACGCTCCATGGCGGGAAAACTCTGCTGGCGATGAGCGCGCTCGACAATCTGGTGAAGGGCGCGGCCGGTCAGGCAATCCAGAACCTGAACCTCATGCTCGGCTGGCCCGAAGAGACCGCGCTCCCGCGGCATTCCATCCCGTGGTGA